A genomic region of Arvicola amphibius chromosome X, mArvAmp1.2, whole genome shotgun sequence contains the following coding sequences:
- the Tceal3 gene encoding transcription elongation factor A protein-like 3, with amino-acid sequence MEDLRGENEGKLEKEGKPEDEVESEDEEKSDGEEKPDKKAKPAREGKLEEAKPDEQGQPQDEGKSEKQGKSEGEGKRQGEGKHDSQATPASEERAAEKRPAEDYVPRKAKRKTDRGTDDSPKRSQEDFQERHVSSEEMMRECADVTRAQEELRKRQKMGGFPWMPRDAAQDAVVPRGQRGVRGVRGGGGRGQRGLHDIPYL; translated from the coding sequence TGAAAACGAAGGGAAGCTGGAAAAGGAGGGAAAGCCAGAAGATGAAGTAGAGTCTGAGGATGAAGAAAAGTCAGATGGGGAAGAGAAGCCCGACAAGAAAGCAAAGCCAGCACGCGAGGGCAAGCTAGAGGAGGCAAAGCCAGATGAGCAGGGACAACCACAAGATGAGGGGAAGTCAGAAAAGCAGGGGAAGTCTGAAGGGGAGGGCAAGCGCCAAGGGGAGGGCAAGCATGATTCCCAGGCAACGCCAGCCAGCGAGGAGCGGGCCGCAGAAAAGCGCCCTGCTGAAGATTACGTGCCCCGGAAAGCCAAGCGAAAAACAGACAGGGGGACAGACGATTCTCCCAAGAGGTCCCAGGAGGACTTCCAGGAAAGGCATGTCAGCAGTGAGGAGATGATGAGAGAGTGTGCAGATGTGACGAGGGCGCAGGAAGagctgaggaagaggcagaaaatggGAGGTTTTCCCTGGATGCCCAGAGATGCTGCGCAGGATGCTGTAGTCCCCAGGGGCCAACGGGGAGTCAGGGGAGTGAGGGGCGGAGGAGGCAGGGGACAGAGGGGCCTACATGACATCCCATACCTTTAA